TCCGCAGGCATGACAGGGCATCTTTTCCATTTGACCCCTATATCCCTTACCTTCACAATCGGGACAGTCTACCCAACGGTCATATTCTATTTCCTTTTCACATCCCAAGACAGCCTCTTCAAGGCTTAGCTCTAACTTTAACCTTATGTCCTGTCCCCTTTTGGGCTTTGGTGCTCTTCTCATACCCTGCCATATGCTCTCAAGGAAGTCTTGGATGTATTCCATGAAATCCCTGTATCTCTTTTCGTCCCCGCTTTGAAGTATACGGTCGTATTCCCTTCTTTTCTCTTCGTCAGAAAGTATGTGGTAGGCTTCGTTTATTTCTCTAAAACGTTCACTTGCCTGTGGGTCAGGGTTTACGTCAGGATGCCACTCCTTGGCGAGCCTCCTGTAGGCTTTCTTTATCTCTTCCTTGCTGGCGTTCCTTGATACACCTAAGGTCTGGTAATAGTCTTTTATAGGCATTGAGGATATAATATAGGCTCTTTTTTGCTAAAATTAAAGGCATGTTGGTGATTTTCCTAACAGTGCTCCTAATCTTTACCTTTGGATATACTAAGGACCTCTTGATGGCATCCTCCTATCCCATATACTATCCCCTTAAGTATTTGGCAGGCGATAGGTTTGAAGTGGATGTGCTCATAAAATCTCAGGCGGACCCTCACCATTACGAGCTAAAACCTGATGATGTCAGAAGGCTTCAAAGGGCAAGAGCCTTTCTGTATCTTGGCTTAGAAGGGTGGGAAAGAAAAGTAGCCAATAAGATGGGGAAAGGCAGAGCCTACTCCCTTGCACAAAACCTAACACTTATTAGGGCAGGAAAGCACTACGACCCACATGTTTGGCTCTCTCCCAAGGCATACATGGGAGTGGTGGAAAACATACAAAAGGTTTTGTCTCAATTAGACCCAGCTGGTTCTGAACAATACAAGAGGAGAGCAAGTGAGTATATGGAAAGGCTAAGGGCGTTGGATAAGGAATACAGGGAAGTGCTTTCCACGTGTAAGACAAGAACCTTGGTGATTACCCACCTCTCTACCGCATACTTGGGAAGGGACTATGGACTTGAGACGGTGGGCTTAAGGGGCGTTCATGCGGAAGAAGAGCCAAGACCTTCTGAGGTAAGGCGTATGGTAGAAAGGGCAAGGAAAGCTAAAGCGGGTGTGGTTTTTGCGGAGTTGGGACAGGACGAAAGGCTTGCAAGAAGGGTAGCACAGGAAGTGGGTGCAAGGGTTTTGACCTTTAATTCATCTCTCTTTCCAGAGGAGAGAAATGACGACTATTTTTCTATTATGAGGAGAAACTTAGAGAGGCTTTCAGAGGGTCTTGAGTGCCAGAGAAAATAGTAGAGGTCAAAAACCTTCACTTTAGATACAGAGAGGATGAGCCTCTTATTGAAGGCTTGAGCTTTTATGTGGAAAAGGGAGAGTTTTTTGGAATTCTTGGACCAAACGGTGCAGGAAAGAGCACACTTTTGAGAATTTTGCTTGGCTTTATAAAGCCTCAAAGAGGAGAGGTAAAACTTTTTGGTGAGAGCTTGGATAACTTTAATCAATGGAAGAGGATAGGCTACGTGCCTCAAAGGTTTTCTGTGGAAAAATCCTTTACAGGTAATGTGGGGGAGCTTCTAAGAGCGGTTGCACCCAAAGAAAAAGTGGGTTGGGTTATAGCCTTCCTACACCTTGAAAACCTGCTAAACAGACCCTTTGTAAAGCTCTCTGGTGGAGAACAGCAGAAGGTGTTGCTTGCTCTTGCCCTTACCACAAACCCAGACCTTTTAGTCCTTGATGAGCCTATGACCGGTCTTGATATACACGCTCAAGAACATATAGAGCATATCCTAAAGGAGGTGGCAAAGGATAGGACAGTGATAGTGGTGTCTCATGATGTGGGTTTTGTGCTTAGGAACGCAAAAAGGATTCTGTGTATTGGTATGCCCTTCTGCAGGGTCATAAAACCCGAAGAGTTTCAAGACCTTGTAAGAGAACTCTACAGATTGCATCCTTAACGAAAACTTAACATAAGCCTTTTATAATATTCTAAAAACCTTATAGGAGGTGAATCATGAGAATAAAAGCTCTTTTGGCTTCCGCGGTATTAGCGGTAGGCTTTTCCACACAGGCTATGTCTCAAGGGCTTACCTTGGGTGAGCAGTATACCCTTAGAGGTTATACTGGCAAAGCCATGGGCGAGACCATGGCTAATGTTTTTAAAGTTCAACATCTCCATGTGCTGACCAACAACACCACCATATGTGCTTCACTGGTGGGTGCCATAGGTGCAGGATACTTGGACAGTGAGGGTAAGCGTAGATTGGACATCACGGTGCTAAACTCTCCAGAGGATGCTCAAAATCTAAGACCTATGGGACAGGTGGTAGCCCTAATCTATGGAGGTCAAGCGTCTCCTGAGGTAAACTACAACCTTACAAAAGCTACCCTTCGCAGGCTTGCGGATGCGGACTACAAAGGTGCTATCTTTTTCCACCTTAGAATATGGGTTCCAAAGATGATAGAAAGGGCAGCACAAGAGGACCCAGTTATAGCTAAGTATTTAGCTGGAAAAGAAAACCTCTATACGGTGACCGCAGACCTTCAAAACAAGGTAATAAGACTATGGCAGGTTTCTGTAAAGGACGGAAAGCAGTCAACGGTAAAAGAACTTGGAACCATACCCATGAACCCTGTTTGGGAAGACCTTCTGCGTAGGTCTCTATAAATCTCTTTGCGGGCGAAAGCCCGCCCTCTTGCCTTATAATAGGGATTTATGTCAAAACTCCTCGTATTCCTTGCCTCTTTGCTTTTTGCCTGTCAACCTTTGCCAAAGGAAGTGCCTCTTGAAAAGTATAGAAATCAGTTTATAGAGGGTGAGGTTGTTCTTGATGAGGCTCTCAAGGACAAAGTTCCAAAGGGAAACACCTTTCTTATAATATCTGTTAGAGACCTTGAAAATCCTATGCCTTTGGCAGTCTTGAGGGTGAAAAACCCAAAGCTACCCTACAAGTTCAAGATAACAGGCAAGCATAAGCTAAGCCATGATAGAATCATGGAAGGACAGGTTATAATAACTGCAAGATTGAGTAGTTCTGACAAGGCGGAAGCTCAAAAGGGAGACCTCATTGGCTTTGCTAACGCACAGGTTGGAACAAGGGGTGTGATAATAAAAATAAATTCAGAGGTGGAATGATGGACAGGTTTGTGAAGGCTTTTGTGGAGAGAGGCAAGGCAATTGCGGTGCTTCCAGCCTTGAGCCTTTTTATAAGTGCGGTTTTTCTTGGCTTTTATGGTGTTTATCTTTCCTTTGAAACCCTCTACAAGGTCTTTACAGACCCAGAGTATTTGGATACCGCCATACTTTCCACTAAGTTTATAGCGGTTATGGACATACACTTACTTTCGGTGATACTCTACATCTTTGCGGTAGGTCTTTATGAGCTCTTTGTAGGAAAGTTAAACGTTCCAGATTGGTTGAAGATTGAAAGCATAGACCAGCTCAAGGCTAAGCTGGCAAGCGTAATAATCCTCATACTTGCCATAACCTTTACAAAAAACGTGGTAAAGTGGAAAGAGCCTGTTGAAACCCTTCTCTTTGGTATAGCTATTGCCATAGTGGTTGGCGTGCTTATCTTTTATTACAAAGTGAAAGAAGAGCATTGATGGAAAAGGGTTTGGACCTCAGGGAGCTTACCATAGTTAACGAGGTTGCTAAAATACTCAGTAAGGGTCTTGAGTTTACAAAAAGCCTTGAGGAGCTTCTAAAGGTTCTCTATTCCTACTGGGATGTGAGACATAGCTATGTGGCACTCTACAGTCCTGAGATAAAGGCTCTAAAGATAGTCAAAGCCTTTGGGTTAACAGAGGAGGAGGCGGAAAGGGGCATCTTTAGAAAGGGTGAGGGTATAGTGGGAAAGGTCTACAAAGACGGCGTGCCTGTCTTTTTGTCAGATACAAAGATAAACGCCTATCTTAATAAGACTGGTCTTAGAGAAAGGCTTGAGCCTAGTGAGAGCTTTGTGGCAGTGCCTATTAGGGTGGGAGGTGAGATAATCGGAGTGCTTGCGGTCTTTAAGGACTTTGGAAAGGAAAGCGTAGAGAGGGGTGTGGAGCTTTTGTTAATAATGGGGACTATGATTGGCATGCTTTACAAATTGGATGAGAGGATAAATCAGGAAAGACAGGAGT
This portion of the Aquificaceae bacterium genome encodes:
- a CDS encoding YqhA family protein — translated: MMDRFVKAFVERGKAIAVLPALSLFISAVFLGFYGVYLSFETLYKVFTDPEYLDTAILSTKFIAVMDIHLLSVILYIFAVGLYELFVGKLNVPDWLKIESIDQLKAKLASVIILILAITFTKNVVKWKEPVETLLFGIAIAIVVGVLIFYYKVKEEH
- a CDS encoding metal ABC transporter ATP-binding protein, which codes for MPEKIVEVKNLHFRYREDEPLIEGLSFYVEKGEFFGILGPNGAGKSTLLRILLGFIKPQRGEVKLFGESLDNFNQWKRIGYVPQRFSVEKSFTGNVGELLRAVAPKEKVGWVIAFLHLENLLNRPFVKLSGGEQQKVLLALALTTNPDLLVLDEPMTGLDIHAQEHIEHILKEVAKDRTVIVVSHDVGFVLRNAKRILCIGMPFCRVIKPEEFQDLVRELYRLHP
- a CDS encoding metal ABC transporter substrate-binding protein is translated as MLVIFLTVLLIFTFGYTKDLLMASSYPIYYPLKYLAGDRFEVDVLIKSQADPHHYELKPDDVRRLQRARAFLYLGLEGWERKVANKMGKGRAYSLAQNLTLIRAGKHYDPHVWLSPKAYMGVVENIQKVLSQLDPAGSEQYKRRASEYMERLRALDKEYREVLSTCKTRTLVITHLSTAYLGRDYGLETVGLRGVHAEEEPRPSEVRRMVERARKAKAGVVFAELGQDERLARRVAQEVGARVLTFNSSLFPEERNDDYFSIMRRNLERLSEGLECQRK